The following are encoded in a window of Ensifer adhaerens genomic DNA:
- a CDS encoding LacI family DNA-binding transcriptional regulator has protein sequence MGHERRKPVTLLEVAAKAGVSRMTVSKVLREVGNISDDTRQRVKQAAAELGYLPNNLAGSLSSRKSRMVAVIIPSISDIVFSEVLSGVNAVLRPTGFQTFIGESGFEPETETELIRAMLSFRPAGILLNGGMARSADAESLLARRTCPAIQLWDCDRRALDFSAGPSHEEAGHLVAKHFLERGLRRIAYVGAELGKDLCARRRHLALKSALAAAGIDLVSVTAEERPRQAVTGRFLTEQLLRTHPEVEAIHFLNDAMALGGLSYLHGARLPVPERISVVGFNGTSLANAVRTRLTTIDVPRTEIGEKAAQALLQMIAEETVPDVWEAPLALLQGNTTVAA, from the coding sequence ATGGGTCACGAGCGCCGCAAGCCCGTCACGCTACTTGAGGTAGCCGCAAAGGCCGGGGTGAGCAGAATGACCGTTTCGAAAGTGTTGCGGGAAGTCGGCAACATATCCGACGATACTCGGCAAAGAGTAAAGCAAGCCGCCGCCGAGCTCGGCTATCTGCCGAACAATCTTGCGGGTTCGCTGAGTTCACGCAAAAGCCGGATGGTGGCGGTCATCATCCCGTCGATCAGCGATATCGTGTTCTCGGAAGTGCTGAGCGGGGTGAATGCCGTCCTCAGACCGACAGGGTTTCAGACGTTCATCGGGGAATCGGGCTTCGAGCCCGAGACCGAAACCGAGCTCATCCGCGCCATGCTGTCGTTCCGGCCGGCCGGCATCCTGCTTAACGGCGGCATGGCGCGAAGCGCGGATGCGGAAAGTCTGCTGGCGCGGCGAACCTGCCCGGCGATCCAGCTCTGGGATTGCGACAGGCGCGCGTTGGATTTCAGCGCCGGCCCATCGCATGAGGAAGCGGGGCACCTGGTTGCGAAGCATTTTCTCGAGCGCGGGTTGAGGCGCATCGCCTATGTGGGTGCCGAGCTCGGCAAGGACCTCTGTGCCCGCCGCCGCCATTTGGCCCTGAAGTCGGCGCTTGCCGCCGCAGGCATCGACCTCGTCAGCGTGACCGCCGAAGAAAGACCGCGGCAGGCGGTCACGGGACGCTTTCTGACCGAGCAGTTGCTGCGAACGCATCCCGAGGTCGAGGCGATCCACTTTCTCAATGACGCGATGGCGCTCGGCGGTCTCTCCTACCTGCACGGAGCCCGCCTCCCGGTGCCCGAGCGGATCTCCGTGGTCGGTTTCAACGGCACGTCGCTCGCCAACGCGGTCAGAACGCGGCTCACCACGATCGACGTACCGCGAACGGAGATCGGCGAGAAAGCCGCCCAGGCGTTGCTGCAGATGATCGCGGAGGAGACCGTGCCGGACGTCTGGGAGGCCCCGCTCGCATTGCTGCAGGGCAATACCACCGTGGCCGCTTAA
- a CDS encoding transporter substrate-binding domain-containing protein — MRFSNSIRAVLTAIGIAVAGLTSAVEAQAVTLNDIISRGTVRIGVLTGAPPMGMVDEQGNPTGYDVDVANLIAGYLSLPVELVPLTPPARIPALQTGKVDFLVATLAPTGERAKTVMFTQPYSAFNMDIISGPDQKFAKLADLEGKRVAVNRGSSQETALRKAAVPGLEIVVYEDDSTSAQALIAGQVDAVALPSTVGDAIIKQRPDAGLQVGFTFFQQGNSMATRMEDFEIRQWLNTAIYLMKISGDLDKIATKWTGRPMPVLPTF; from the coding sequence ATGAGATTCTCAAATAGCATTCGCGCCGTTCTAACGGCGATTGGGATAGCCGTGGCAGGTTTGACTTCTGCTGTCGAAGCGCAGGCCGTCACGCTAAACGACATCATCTCGCGCGGTACGGTGCGCATTGGCGTGCTCACCGGCGCGCCGCCGATGGGCATGGTCGACGAGCAGGGCAACCCGACTGGCTACGACGTCGACGTGGCGAACCTGATCGCCGGCTATCTGTCGCTGCCGGTCGAGCTCGTGCCGCTGACGCCGCCGGCCCGCATTCCGGCGCTGCAGACCGGCAAGGTCGATTTTCTCGTCGCCACCTTGGCGCCGACCGGGGAGCGCGCCAAAACGGTGATGTTCACCCAGCCCTACAGCGCCTTCAACATGGACATCATCTCCGGTCCCGACCAGAAATTTGCCAAGCTCGCCGATCTTGAAGGCAAGCGCGTCGCCGTCAACCGCGGCTCGTCGCAGGAGACGGCGCTCCGCAAGGCGGCGGTTCCCGGCCTGGAAATCGTCGTCTACGAGGATGATTCGACCAGTGCCCAGGCGCTGATCGCCGGCCAGGTCGATGCGGTCGCGCTGCCCTCGACGGTCGGCGACGCAATCATCAAGCAGCGCCCGGATGCCGGCCTGCAGGTCGGCTTCACCTTCTTCCAGCAGGGTAATTCGATGGCGACGCGGATGGAGGACTTCGAGATCCGCCAATGGCTCAACACCGCCATCTACCTGATGAAGATTTCCGGCGATCTCGACAAGATCGCGACGAAGTGGACCGGTCGTCCGATGCCGGTGCTCCCGACGTTCTGA
- a CDS encoding amino acid ABC transporter permease produces MSYTFQFGVLAQYQDQILSGIWLTIKISVLSIILGCAAGILLASVRSIWGGAVRFLVDAYVEIIRNTPFLVQLFIVYFGLPGLGLRVGADTAALIGMTINLAAYSTEIIRAGIEAIHKSQIEAGEALGFTRFQIYRHVIIVPAIAKVYPALCSQFVLMMLASSICSAISTQELAASAAFIESQTYRSFEIYIAVTLIYLALALALRAVLALVGMWLFGRRVARKTMTALPEVQA; encoded by the coding sequence ATGTCCTACACGTTTCAATTCGGTGTGCTGGCCCAGTACCAGGATCAGATCCTGAGCGGCATCTGGCTGACGATCAAGATTTCGGTGCTGTCGATCATCCTCGGCTGTGCCGCCGGCATCCTGCTTGCCTCGGTCCGCTCCATCTGGGGCGGTGCGGTCCGCTTTCTCGTCGATGCCTATGTCGAGATCATCCGCAACACGCCCTTCCTGGTTCAGCTCTTCATCGTCTATTTCGGCCTGCCGGGTCTCGGCCTTCGCGTCGGCGCCGATACGGCAGCGCTGATCGGCATGACGATCAACCTGGCCGCCTATTCGACGGAGATCATCCGCGCCGGCATCGAGGCGATCCACAAGTCGCAGATCGAGGCCGGTGAGGCGCTCGGCTTCACCCGCTTCCAGATCTATCGCCACGTCATCATCGTGCCGGCGATCGCCAAGGTCTATCCGGCGCTCTGCAGCCAGTTCGTGCTGATGATGCTGGCCTCCAGCATCTGCTCGGCGATCTCGACCCAGGAGCTTGCCGCTTCGGCCGCCTTCATCGAATCGCAGACCTACCGATCCTTCGAAATCTATATCGCCGTCACGCTGATCTACCTCGCGCTGGCGCTGGCGCTGCGCGCCGTCCTTGCACTGGTCGGCATGTGGCTTTTCGGCCGCCGGGTCGCGCGGAAAACGATGACGGCCCTTCCGGAGGTGCAGGCATGA
- a CDS encoding amino acid ABC transporter permease, with product MTLKTFGLDQFGFLLYSLQWTIILTVIALIGGGLLGFAVALARTSQLKPVRIAAATYIQIIQGIPVLMILFLSYYGLSLAGFELPPLIAAGASMTIYASGYLAEIWRGCIQAVPKQQWEASESLAMTRLQQYRYVVLPQAMRISLPPTVGFAVQVVKNTSITSIIGFVELARAGQLINNATFQPFRVFLAVAALYFVVCYPLSQLSRLLERRLHAGSNR from the coding sequence ATGACCCTCAAGACCTTTGGCCTCGATCAGTTCGGCTTCCTTCTCTATTCGTTGCAGTGGACGATAATTTTGACTGTGATCGCGTTGATCGGCGGCGGTCTTCTCGGCTTTGCGGTTGCGCTCGCCCGTACCTCGCAGCTGAAGCCGGTGCGGATTGCCGCCGCCACCTATATCCAGATCATCCAGGGCATTCCGGTGCTGATGATCCTGTTCCTCTCTTATTACGGCCTGAGCCTCGCCGGCTTCGAACTGCCGCCGCTCATTGCCGCCGGGGCCTCGATGACGATCTACGCGTCCGGTTATCTTGCCGAGATCTGGCGGGGCTGCATCCAGGCCGTACCGAAGCAGCAGTGGGAGGCGTCGGAATCGCTCGCCATGACGAGGCTGCAGCAATATCGCTATGTGGTCCTGCCGCAGGCCATGCGCATCTCCCTGCCGCCGACCGTCGGTTTCGCCGTCCAGGTGGTGAAGAACACCTCGATCACCTCGATCATCGGTTTCGTCGAACTCGCCCGGGCCGGCCAGCTCATCAACAATGCGACGTTCCAGCCGTTCCGCGTCTTCCTGGCTGTGGCCGCCCTCTATTTCGTCGTCTGTTATCCATTGTCCCAGCTGTCGCGTTTGCTGGAAAGGAGGCTCCATGCCGGAAGTAATCGTTGA
- a CDS encoding amino acid ABC transporter ATP-binding protein — translation MPEVIVENVHKSFGALEVLKGVSLTVERGEVFALIGRSGSGKSTLLRCMNGLEKINSGKIEIAGHVLGEDAKALRKLRTDVGIVFQSYNLFPHLTVGENIMLAPRIVKDVAKAKAREVAREVLQLVGLSEKFDSYPDQLSGGQQQRVAIARSLAMRPKVMLFDEVTSALDPELTEEVLTVMENLARDGMTMILVTHEMGFARRVATQTIFMHKGKIWEQGPSAALFANPQTPELRQFVKSDVK, via the coding sequence ATGCCGGAAGTAATCGTTGAAAACGTCCACAAGAGCTTCGGTGCTCTCGAAGTCCTCAAGGGCGTGTCGCTGACTGTCGAACGCGGCGAAGTCTTTGCGTTGATCGGCCGGTCGGGCTCGGGCAAAAGCACGCTGCTGCGCTGCATGAACGGCCTCGAAAAGATCAATTCGGGCAAGATCGAGATCGCCGGCCACGTGCTGGGGGAAGATGCCAAGGCGCTTCGCAAGCTGCGCACCGACGTCGGCATCGTCTTCCAGAGCTACAATCTCTTTCCGCATCTGACGGTCGGTGAAAACATCATGCTGGCACCGCGGATCGTCAAGGACGTGGCGAAGGCGAAGGCGCGGGAAGTCGCTCGCGAGGTGCTGCAACTCGTCGGGCTGTCGGAAAAGTTCGATTCCTATCCGGACCAGCTTTCCGGCGGCCAACAGCAGCGCGTCGCCATCGCCCGCTCGCTGGCCATGCGGCCGAAGGTCATGCTCTTCGACGAGGTGACCTCGGCGCTCGACCCGGAACTGACCGAGGAAGTGCTGACGGTGATGGAGAACCTTGCCCGCGACGGCATGACGATGATCCTCGTCACGCACGAAATGGGCTTTGCCCGCCGCGTCGCCACCCAGACGATCTTCATGCACAAGGGGAAGATCTGGGAGCAGGGACCGTCCGCCGCGCTCTTCGCCAATCCTCAGACGCCGGAACTGCGGCAGTTCGTGAAATCCGACGTCAAATGA